The Lasioglossum baleicum chromosome 15, iyLasBale1, whole genome shotgun sequence genomic interval TGGCAATTCCTTTAAGAAACTTAGTATGGTTATCGTCGTTGTCAACATTTAGAAAACGTATTTCTGTGAACATAAGTACTGGTAATAAACGATTCATCATGACGAGCTCCAGAAGACTCGAAAAGGTTTTGGAAGATCTTCAAAAGAATCCTTATTTTGACAAGTACGCGGAAAAGATAGCAAAATTTCAGAAGACCAGTCCCGATGAGTTTTTTCAACGAATCGATAACGAGGCGAAGAAATTGCAAGAGAAGAAAGGTATATAACCTATACTCATGCATTCGGCACTTTTGAACAATGATGTTTatgtttaaaatattgaatgaaAGTTGAGTCGATTTTTTCGTTTTATGGTTGCAAAATGactactgttttcttttatgtAATTGTCACGATGTAgcatgtatttattttttcgttACACATGTGTAGATCATATGTAGGCACTAGCATTTGATCTCAAAGGGAAAAATATAGTAGATTTAAGCTCGAATTCATAAACGTTGCCAgtgaatttaattttcttttatcacGTGTTATTCCATTGAAGCTAAACAAGAACAACAGTATAAGTTTTATCAGAGCCAAGCGAAACCACAATTGGGTCAAAATAACCAGCCTAAGCAAGTACAGTTGAACAGTATAATGAAGGTGGATATGATTCAGGACAAGTCCAAGGAAGAGATCATGGACATATGGAAAGATTATCATAAACAAAAGGATTGTATATCTGGTGCATTAACACCAGAGCAATTCGACAAAATGTTTGAACTTGGAAAACAGTACCCTACATTTTTACTACCACTGCCCAGAGAACACGGATACGAATTCATTGTCATGCAGTTTTACGGAACCGAGATCCATATGACGCCACTTTTATGGTACCAGGCGCACAAGGAAAATGCGCCAGAGTGTTTGTCTATAGTGTACTACACAGAGCTCAAAGAGAGCAAAGGCATTGTGCTGATGAGAGGCGAATTTGATACGAAATGCATCGGTGTACAAGAAGCTCAGTGCTTGGCGAATGAATTGCAATTATATTACAGCACGGATAATCCTGAAAGACTGCGCTTGTTGGATGCGTTCACCCGCAAGCCTGATGAGTTCAAGCACATGGATCTTATCGCACAGTTGGAGACTATACAATTAGAACTGAAGGCTAACTGAACATTTATGTGTAGAAATTGTAATTATGTTTCATTTGGTATAGACTCTATGGAATCTGTATATAGATCGaaataaatgaatgaaaaatgaaaaatcttaCTTATTTGAAACTGCGTCTTTTACGCGATTCGCGCATTCTACtcgtatttgaaataattctaaTGATAGGTCGATTTGAATTACAGTTTCAGTTCGCCGGGCAAGGTCTCCCAGTAGCCGATACTTAAGgacattttctcttttcgaaACGAAAGCGCAACCATTGTGGGCTCATATCAGAAAGAATCATTTTTCCGATCATGTGGCTAGAAACGTATATATTACTACGCCCATATTTTACGTTAACGCTGGTAGGCAATTTTTAGAATGCAGATTCAAATGATTTCATCTGAACTTCTTGTTGATCTTACATTTTTTGTCTCTATATCTTTAGGGCCACACGTCGGACACCTTTACACAGCAGTGTTGGCAGACAGTATAGCTAGATTTAATTCTATGCTAGGACACTCTGTAGTTCTGTGCACAGGTACTGACGAACACGGCACTAAAGTTGAGAAAGCTGCGAACAGGGCAGCCATGCCCGCATCTCTATATTGCACTGACATTTCGCAGCAATTCCGAAGAATGTGCGACACGTTCAACGTGAATTATTCACGGTTTATTAGGACTACCGAGGAGCAACACGTGAAAGCTGTTCATCATTTCTGGGTTGTTAAATTCGTTAATTAAAACTAGTCTTACGTTTATAGTAAACGCACGAACATAAACAGAAACAAAAACTTTCAGAATAGTTTAGACGAGAAGGGGTACGTTTATATGGATAAATATTCCGGCTGGTACAGCGTATCGGATGAAGCATTTATCTCGGACACGGACTTGATAGAACAAAAGGACAAAGATGGAAATGTCGTTCGTTTAACCGCGGACTCGGGGAACCCCGTGGAATGGACGGAAGAATGCACATATAAATTTCGTCTGACCAGTTTCCAAGACGATTTGCGATACTGGCTGAAAAATGGTATATCCACGTACAACTTGATTGAGTTATTGAATCTGCTTTTTATTGAAGAATACTCGTCGTTTTAATATACAAAACTGTATTCAGAAAATACAGTACAACCGGCGATATACCATAAGATTTTGCTTAACTGGATCGATGAAGGTCTACAAGACTTAAGTATTTCTAGACCTATCGGCAGAGTGCCATGGGCCATTCCCACGCCTTCGGACAAGACCCACACGGTGTACGTGTGGTTGGACGCGTTGGTCAATTATTTGACTTCGATAGGATACCCGGACAGCTCTTTCGAACAATTTTGGCCGGCGACTGTTCAAGTAAATATTCCATGCGAGGCAGTACACAGTGTTCGTTCCGAGTATGCGAAAGACTTATGGAAATGCTAAAATGTAATACTTGGTTTTAATAATTCCTCATGGATATCCATCTTTACAATGTGATTGTAAAGATTCTTTGGATATTCTCGTTATTGTTATAAAGTAATCTAAAATTTAAATCATGGTAGCGAGGCATGTTAGAAGAAAATATGACTTTTACAGTCCCGGAGCGAATACTGTCttcgggtcattccatgccattGTTCTAaacgaaatatgttgtagtccatgcgaaatgAGGGGggctttaagtcatcattttgctggtttcgaatttttttagaaatggcaggccttaaaaattttcaatttttgcccatttcggcgaaaacgagcctcgcttatgaatttttatctcaggaactgtttgtctgattgagctacattttttttgttttattcgggaaggattgggctattacaaaataattttttcaacctcgaaaataaaCTTTATAACACGGCGTACTTTACCAGCCGATTTTAATgataccatctttttcaagggctcattttaaaggggaagcttcaaggaatataacaatatttttttcaaaatttaaatcactgaactccatcatcgaaaaaaacgtaaaaaaagaattattttaaatttttcgactttataaagttgatttttgaggttgaaaaaattattttgtaatagcccaatcctttccgaataaaacaaaaaaaaatgtagctcaatcgaacaaacagttcccgagataaaaattcgtaagcgaggcccgtttccgccgaaatgggcaaaaattgaaaactttgaaggcctgccatttctaacaaaattcgaaaccggcaaaatgatgacttaaacccccccctaatttcgcatggactacaacatatttcatttagaacaaaatcaacgatggtgcctgcaaaaagtgatcgatttggcatggaatgaccccttCGTATTTGAAAAGCCGATGAGATGATAGACGTCTACGAACGTAGGTTGTAGGGAAAGACATATTGAAGTTCCACGGCGTGTATTGGCCAGCGTTTCTGATGGCGGTCGGTCTCGAGCCGCCGAGGAGACTGTTGTGTCACGGGCACTGGACCGTCGACGATCAGAAAATGTCAAAGTCTAAAGGGAACGTAATTTCGCCGTTCGACGCGATGCTCAAATTCACGGCGGAAGGTCTGAGGTACTTCCTGTTGCGGCAGGCGGTTCCGCATTCGGATGCAAGTAAGGCAGAGGACACGTATGATACAGTGTATTCTGTACATATCACACTATCCAACAAATTTTACCTTGCTTTCCAGTAGACGATTCGTGTAGACCTTGTTGAAGTCTGTAAGATTCGTCGACCGGTTATCGAAACGGAAAATTGGTGTTGGACAGCGTTGCTCGAGACATATTGTCTGAAAGATGCCGCCGTTCAGCTCTCTATTCGATCCTCGTCTTTACAGATTACAACGCACAGAAGATTCAGAACATAGTGAACGCGGAGCTCGCCAACACGTTCGGGAATCTGTTGAACCGATGTCTGGGCAAGCAGATCAACCCTCACAGAGCGATACCCGACCCGTCGAGCTACGCGCAGACTCTGAGGAGTGACGTGGCCTTCGAGAACATAAAGCTTTTGGAGAAGATAGGCGACAGTGCCAAGCAGTATTACGAGGAACACCATTTGCACCACGTGGTGGACGCAGTGATGAGTCTGTTGCACGTTGCCAATAGGATGTTCGACGAGCACCAGCCGTGGCGGTTGTGCAAGGACTCGTCCGAGGACTCTGTCAAGGAGTTGGAGGCCGTGCTGTCTCTCTCGTTGGAGAGCGTGCGTGTCGCCGCGCTGATACTGTACCCGATCATACCGACATCGACTTCGAATCTGTTGGACTCGCTCGAGGTCCCCGTTACGAGACGTACGTGGCAAGACACGATACCGCTTCATCTGACCAACTGCTTCGACAATGGGCAACGACGCACCGTGCCGCAGAACGTGTTCTTgttcaagaaaatattaaaaaattaaccaCGAGTACTCGCCGGACTCGAACGCTGGACAATCGTGAGATCGGTGCAGGATGATATTGAAGGTAGCAGTAATAAAACGTTTTAAATGTAACACTCGCGTGGAAGTCCTTATGCTAATATATTTACAGAGAACGGTCATTCAAATGTATCATCAGTGTACATCAACATCGTGCACGTGTTACTCCGACAAGGGAGACTTTGTCCAATCTTCTTGCCATTTCTAATTTATTACAAATACAAGAGACGTCACATGTTGCGGTATTGAAAGTGGGAGCACCCGTTTATCTTCGTTATTTTGGTTCTAATGGATAAATGTTCAGGACAAGGGTATGCTATTCTGGGTGTCATATAGAGAATTTTGCTCGTGGACAGTTTTTAAGAGAATTCAAGGTCgccgatattttttaaaatagaaattagtaGATTTCTAAATGTAGTAGAAAATCGTTCTAAGCGTTTTGTTCCCGAAAGCAAAAATAACGGAGATGTGCTGGATGTGCCAAATAAAGTATTACAAGCTGTTTTCTTAGCTTTCTTACGCTATCAAAAAAATGGTTTAATCATATGTTATTCAGTTTTCACTTCCATCTATtcaacaaaaacaaaaatagtGGATCCCGTTGCCTCTACAGGTAATTATAGATTAGAAGAAAATGAAGTCGATGTCTTTATTATGTTCGAAGAAGACAACCTGTGTTGCTTTGTTTGGCAGATCCTGTATGTGTTTCGATTTAAATGCCGCAGCCTGAATATTCTTTGCTCGTTCATTGATATCGggactctctcactctcttgctttctcgctctctctctagtCGGAATACAGTGCACCTCGCGTCGCTGTTATAAGTTAGATGCGTGGAAGAGGCTCGCCGCGATTTTCTTCGCGAGGATTTCCTTGTTCGTTCGGATACGCGAGACGCAGATTCGAGTTTAGATTCGACGGGTCCGTGTTTTGTTTCGCGACGATTATTCGCGACACGGTGTTTCGCGACGCGTTAGCACCTAAACGAAGCATCGCTTGGAACGCATAAAATTACACGCGAGACGGATATCTCGTCTCTACCCCTCGTCTTGGTGTCGCCCCCgtcaaatatagaaaaataaataaatgactaTTTACAAGATGGAAAATGAATCTGTGCGGGTTCCACCGCGATCCTAACACTAATAagctacgattttttttttatcgacaGACGTCACTATTTTTTTTTAGTGCTTCGCGTAACATCcagcttttttttttgtttacggtCGTAGATACACGCTCTATATCAACATGATTTTTGTTTAATTACAATTGCTTTACGAGAACGTAAGTCTAAAGATACTACGCTCGAATTTCCTCCCTACCAAACGAGCCCccgtctttttctttttcttttgtcGGAATTTCAACGTCCTCTCCAGTTTGCGCTTATATCCATTTATACTTTGTTTTCTTATATCGTGGGTGGATTATGTCTCGTGGATATGTTTTGAACTACCTTTTGGTGATTGTCTTTCattgttctctttctctcttttctctctcaatctctctctctctctctctctctctctctctctttctcttcttctgtTTTGCTTTGCTCTCCCCCTCCCCCCAATAATCTACCACCGTCCAGTGAAGTCGGGTTCCGCTTTCGTTCGCCCGTTTTCTGCTTAAAAAATACCCAGTAAAAAAATCGACAATTCTTTGCGCCGTGGTCGCCGTCCTCGCGTTCTGTGCCATTGACTCGCGCCGGTTCGTTTTCGCCGCCGAAACGAAGAGATCGATCGCGTCGAACTTTTCCTAATTAGTTCAGAaaacagaaagagagaaaaatgtCAAATAAATCGAATCTACGACACGACAGCTCTACCACACGATCAACTCTAAACGAGAACATCTTGGTCGCGCTATTGTTGCATCGAAGCAGGCACGGGGCCGCCGCGAGTTGTCCCGCGGGCCACTGCTCCGGCTCCGGGGCTCCTCCGGGAGCACACAGGCTTACTATATtctccacacacacacagtgtGAGCAACATCGCATTTTCCTAGCCTCTTCTTCCTCCGACGCCGGTTTTTTTGTTCGGGTTTTCTAAGTGCTCGTTCGAGTATTCGGAAAAGTTCAACAACGTTCCCCGCGTTTTGACGAATCATAGCAAATCTTCGAATGTCTCGTTCGATCGATTAAAACGACAAAAGTTGTTCGTTTGTTGGCGTGTCCGGTGTCTCTTAGATTTGACCTGTTAACAGGAAGACGAGTTCACTCGTTATTACTATGGCGTTTCCCGAGAACCATTTCGCGCGAGAGTGTTTCTTCTTAAGGAAGATCAGAATTCTAGCGAAGAGAGATCTAATATTCTACCGGAGTTATGTTCTTGTAGCACTATGaagactgatattttcggtgtGTACGAATGTCGCGGCCAGCCGAGTGTCGCTATAAATGATCTTTTGTTCTTTCCACGGTGGCTGTGTGTATGTACATGCGGGTTGGGGACAGGGGATATGTTCACGGTCGAGAAACCATCCGGTTAACAGATCAAGCACAAACGAATCACGCTCACGCGCTCCACGAATTTATACGATAACGGGAGGAACCGTTCGTCATTGTTACACGGTTTGTCAATGCCATTCCACCATCGAATCGATCACTTCTCGCAGTAAATGCCGAAGTGGATTTCGTGCAAAATGGAGCACTGTGTTTGTTTATAAAACACGGACCTCCGACAACACCAATGGTTGCCCGGTCTCGCAAAAATAGGGGATTgtattcgcgaatttttatcACAGAAAGCATTTAACGGATCGCGTTCATCTGTGTttccatttcaatcggaaatgTTCAGTTCGCTTTTGTACAGTTTTGGAAAAAGATACAAGAAGTTAATGTTCACTGAACAATCGAATCATCTATGGCTCTTTTTATGCTCACGAATGCTTCGTTTTTGACCGTGTAAGGGTTGGAAGCCTCAAATGTGCTGTCTATTCATAAGTATTATAGTTACATAGGTGATTCCATTTTGTAAATTGAAAAGTGAAGTCGATTCGAAGTgtaacgactagactgcggattttatgcgtttatcctAAAAATGAGTAACTGCAGCTTCAGAGAGGGAGATTACAAAAAAGTAAACTACTCCCACAGAAAAATTGTTCAGGATGTTGACCTTACGGATGTACCTAAAGGTCTTTGAAAGATATGGCGGGTCTCTTTTTATGTATATGATAATTatcaaaaattttgattttccataaagacccgcagtctataaCACTGACGTTTAATTTGATTTGGTTTGCCGGCGAATGTTTCAGTTGATGGTGGCGCGTGTGCGTCCATGATCGGAATGCCGCTTAGGGTAGTGTGATAGCGATCCGGCGTGTACAATCTCGGATTCCAAGAAACACGGATTTCAATGCAACCGTTTTCACCGCGTAATTTCGGATGGGGCAAGAGAGAAACAAGCGAACCGAGAAGATGAATACGTGTtctgtttgtgtgtgtgtgtatgcgtaTGCGTCCTTTCGTCGTCGAAGAAGCGCGACCAGCGTCCGATAGGAAGATCTATGTCAATTTGATCCGGAAGAGAGAGACTTCTGTGAGCCTCGAGTCATAAAGTCTCGAGTAGTATTTATATCGCGCTGACGATAGTGTCGCGGTGCTTTTGCGCCATGATCCCGACCTGACAGCTGTCCGCGCTCGATCTCGGACTAATGTTACACTCGATCATGGATCCGTTCCGTTTCTGCACCACCACCGATCGAAACTCGCCGCACTCGCTAGTCGACGGTTGGTTCCCTCGGGCACGAGCACCTTTCGTCAGGATCCTCTTGAACGCTTCCCGGAACTCTGTGTTGAATATGCTGTAGATGATCGGGTTGAAGGCCGAGTTGCTGTAGCCGAGCCAAGTGAGTACCTAAAACAAGTTTTTACATAACTCTCTGCACTCGTTATGCAGGTCATTGCATTCATTTGTCACGTGGCAGAGCATACTTCATTTTCAATCAGATGTCTGCAATTACCCTATAGCAGGGGCCGGCAAACTATGGCCCGCGGGCCAAATCCGGCCCGCGAGGTTAATATTGTGCtttacatgaaaaaattaagattaaaataatcagataatcattaaaaataaatcaaataacataaaataaaaaaattatgtaaaaatatcATTTCCTAGTAAGAAAATTTTGAACCTGTCGTTTTTGTTGCTCTAGGAGTAGTATTATCTGGccctttccaaaaaaagtttgcCGACCCCTGCCCTATAggacagcggtttccaacctttatgccaCTACACCTccccgaaaaatttttttttattacaaaaaagtgGAAACAAAAAGTTTGGCGCCTCCCAGGCTGGAAACCGCTGCTATAGGGCTCGAGCAAAGTTTGCGGAAGAGCGAGTCGTACCTGGAACGCCCGGACTGATATGCAGGTCTTGCAATACGCGGCGACGATGTTGACGCAGAAAAAGGGTACCCAGCAAATTAAGAAAACACCCATAATGACGCCGACGGTAATGGCGGCCTTATGATCGGACACGTGATAAGGGCTCGTCGGCTTCGTTTTTGTCGGCGGTTTCGGCGGCTTGTTCCGAGCGCTCTTCCCGCGAAAGCTCTTGGCCATTGATGTGTCCGACAGCTTCGTCACTGCCCGGATGCTTTTCACGTGTTTCTGCGCGTAACAATAGAGCCTGCGAACAATACGATCGATTAATTTCACACCGAAAAACCACGCGAAACGGCGACGATCTTGTTCTTTCGACTAGTCGCGTCGTTTCTTTCCACGAGCACGGTTTCTCCTCGTTAGCGTCGCGTTTTTTACTTTAGTGCTTTGTTTGTAGCTTTGGCGACCTCGGCCAGGCAATTTGCGGACAGCGTGAACGAGGAGAAACCGTATAGCTCTCGGTTTTTATTCGAAATATGATTCGGCAACGCTCACCTGCAATAAATTCCCAGCATTACGATGCAGGGCACGTAAAAAGATATGGAAGAGGAGACGACCGCGTAGGTGGGTGTAAGGTCTAAGGCGCACGTATAGTTTTCCTAAAAGACACAAAACGATGGAGGAGTGTGGACGCATTGTCGTGTCTCATCGTCGATTCTCGTTTCCACCCAatcattctttttttatttcgcgATCTTTAAAAGTCAGGGTGTACGACGCGTACCTCAGGGCTGTCGTCGTAATCTTTGGATTGTTCTTCTCCTGCCCGGTGAAGGCCTAGGCTAATCGGTACAAAGGATATAAGTGCTGCGAGCAGCCACACGATTACGATCCCGGCGACCGCCACTCTCCTCGTTACCCAACGACCGTATCTGTTCGACAGAAACACCATCATTTTATCGTACGAGCCTCGTGTTTATTATGGTCGCCGCGAATATCAactatataaaattatacaagTGCATCTTAAGGTTGCGAATCTTCACAGAGAAAATgttcatttataatttattcgatcttcagaataattttaatactttgcACTACGATTATTTACCCCTCGACGACAATCTCGAAATCTTTATCGCGAATCTGACTCAAATGTTATGGTACAAGGGATTAAatagaatttaaaaagaaagaaactcaCCTGAGGGGATCCTTGATATGGATGTAACGGTCGAGGGATATCGCGCATAGATTCAAAATGGAGGCAGTGCTGCACATAACATCGAACGCGATCCAAGTGTCGCAGAACCGCGGGCCGAACATCCAATATCCGAGGAGATCGTTGACCCCGGCGAACGTCATGACCAGACAGCCGACGAACAGGTCGGCGATCGCGAGGGACGCCAGGAACAGATTCCCTATCCTCCGTAGCCCACGGTCCGTGTAAATTGCCACGCAGACGAGGATGTTGCCCGCGACGGATAAAAATATCAATATCAGGAAGAGGAAACCTGAAAGATAAGCCCGGAACCAACTCGGATAGAATCGACAGGATTTCGTGCGAATGGCTTGCTCGCCCCTCGAACAACTGCGAAAATAACATCTCTCCATAGAACCGGGCCTTCCCGATTAAAATCCTTAACAATCCACTAGTTGTTTCCGATAGATAGCCTTTCAGACTGGCTCTGTCGTCATACGAAAATGTTTTCAATCTCCTCACAACCAGCGAGACAAGAATCCTTCTACAACAAGTAGCAACTCGACTCTTTGAGATGTCTATGCAATTTAGTCTCTgttctattgcaattttaattttcattatctaACTTATATTAGTTATATACAGGGGGAGTTATCTAACGTTATTACCTCAAATATGTTTGTTGTTTGCAAAgttacattaaatgtcttcaggacacatacgataccaaaaatgtttgtttttatgtaatttgttttagagatatcaaggtcaccgtcatttttttaaaacggaaccacccttttttgaACATGTGCAATGATAATctctttcattacgaattcagtgactataattactcaaggtcacggacagaaaaaacg includes:
- the Dop1 gene encoding dopamine receptor, D1 isoform X1, whose translation is MTHRCNVFLLCSQNNVTEGEEEDLPEDAFSLLSVLLVGFLFLILIFLSVAGNILVCVAIYTDRGLRRIGNLFLASLAIADLFVGCLVMTFAGVNDLLGYWMFGPRFCDTWIAFDVMCSTASILNLCAISLDRYIHIKDPLRYGRWVTRRVAVAGIVIVWLLAALISFVPISLGLHRAGEEQSKDYDDSPEENYTCALDLTPTYAVVSSSISFYVPCIVMLGIYCRLYCYAQKHVKSIRAVTKLSDTSMAKSFRGKSARNKPPKPPTKTKPTSPYHVSDHKAAITVGVIMGVFLICWVPFFCVNIVAAYCKTCISVRAFQVLTWLGYSNSAFNPIIYSIFNTEFREAFKRILTKGARARGNQPSTSECGEFRSVVVQKRNGSMIECNISPRSSADSCQVKSKRHRTRQQTNNFCRFNRSNETFEDLL
- the Metrs-m gene encoding methionyl-tRNA synthetase, mitochondrial isoform X2, which translates into the protein MTSSRRLEKVLEDLQKNPYFDKYAEKIAKFQKTSPDEFFQRIDNEAKKLQEKKVSVRRARSPSSRYLRTFSLFETKAQPLWAHIRKNHFSDHVARNVYITTPIFYVNAGPHVGHLYTAVLADSIARFNSMLGHSVVLCTGTDEHGTKVEKAANRAAMPASLYCTDISQQFRRMCDTFNVNYSRFIRTTEEQHVKAVHHFWNSLDEKGYVYMDKYSGWYSVSDEAFISDTDLIEQKDKDGNVVRLTADSGNPVEWTEECTYKFRLTSFQDDLRYWLKNENTVQPAIYHKILLNWIDEGLQDLSISRPIGRVPWAIPTPSDKTHTVYVWLDALVNYLTSIGYPDSSFEQFWPATVQVVGKDILKFHGVYWPAFLMAVGLEPPRRLLCHGHWTVDDQKMSKSKGNVISPFDAMLKFTAEGLRYFLLRQAVPHSDANYNAQKIQNIVNAELANTFGNLLNRCLGKQINPHRAIPDPSSYAQTLRSDVAFENIKLLEKIGDSAKQYYEEHHLHHVVDAVMSLLHVANRMFDEHQPWRLCKDSSEDSVKELEAVLSLSLESVRVAALILYPIIPTSTSNLLDSLEVPVTRRTWQDTIPLHLTNCFDNGQRRTVPQNVFLFKKILKN
- the Dop1 gene encoding dopamine receptor, D1 isoform X2 produces the protein MILPQNNVTEGEEEDLPEDAFSLLSVLLVGFLFLILIFLSVAGNILVCVAIYTDRGLRRIGNLFLASLAIADLFVGCLVMTFAGVNDLLGYWMFGPRFCDTWIAFDVMCSTASILNLCAISLDRYIHIKDPLRYGRWVTRRVAVAGIVIVWLLAALISFVPISLGLHRAGEEQSKDYDDSPEENYTCALDLTPTYAVVSSSISFYVPCIVMLGIYCRLYCYAQKHVKSIRAVTKLSDTSMAKSFRGKSARNKPPKPPTKTKPTSPYHVSDHKAAITVGVIMGVFLICWVPFFCVNIVAAYCKTCISVRAFQVLTWLGYSNSAFNPIIYSIFNTEFREAFKRILTKGARARGNQPSTSECGEFRSVVVQKRNGSMIECNISPRSSADSCQVKSKRHRTRQQTNNFCRFNRSNETFEDLL
- the Dop1 gene encoding dopamine receptor, D1 isoform X4, with the protein product MTHRCNVFLLCSQNNVTEGEEEDLPEDAFSLLSVLLVGFLFLILIFLSVAGNILVCVAIYTDRGLRRIGNLFLASLAIADLFVGCLVMTFAGVNDLLGYWMFGPRFCDTWIAFDVMCSTASILNLCAISLDRYIHIKDPLRYGRWVTRRVAVAGIVIVWLLAALISFVPISLGLHRAGEEQSKDYDDSPEENYTCALDLTPTYAVVSSSISFYVPCIVMLGIYCRLYCYAQKHVKSIRAVTKLSDTSMAKSFRGKSARNKPPKPPTKTKPTSPYHVSDHKAAITVGVIMGVFLICWVPFFCVNIVAAYCKTCISVRAFQVLTWLGYSNSAFNPIIYSIFNTEFREAFKRILTKGQI
- the Metrs-m gene encoding methionyl-tRNA synthetase, mitochondrial isoform X1, which gives rise to MAIPLRNLVWLSSLSTFRKRISVNISTGNKRFIMTSSRRLEKVLEDLQKNPYFDKYAEKIAKFQKTSPDEFFQRIDNEAKKLQEKKVSVRRARSPSSRYLRTFSLFETKAQPLWAHIRKNHFSDHVARNVYITTPIFYVNAGPHVGHLYTAVLADSIARFNSMLGHSVVLCTGTDEHGTKVEKAANRAAMPASLYCTDISQQFRRMCDTFNVNYSRFIRTTEEQHVKAVHHFWNSLDEKGYVYMDKYSGWYSVSDEAFISDTDLIEQKDKDGNVVRLTADSGNPVEWTEECTYKFRLTSFQDDLRYWLKNENTVQPAIYHKILLNWIDEGLQDLSISRPIGRVPWAIPTPSDKTHTVYVWLDALVNYLTSIGYPDSSFEQFWPATVQVVGKDILKFHGVYWPAFLMAVGLEPPRRLLCHGHWTVDDQKMSKSKGNVISPFDAMLKFTAEGLRYFLLRQAVPHSDANYNAQKIQNIVNAELANTFGNLLNRCLGKQINPHRAIPDPSSYAQTLRSDVAFENIKLLEKIGDSAKQYYEEHHLHHVVDAVMSLLHVANRMFDEHQPWRLCKDSSEDSVKELEAVLSLSLESVRVAALILYPIIPTSTSNLLDSLEVPVTRRTWQDTIPLHLTNCFDNGQRRTVPQNVFLFKKILKN
- the Dop1 gene encoding dopamine receptor, D1 isoform X3 is translated as MTHRCNVFLLCSQNNVTEGEEEDLPEDAFSLLSVLLVGFLFLILIFLSVAGNILVCVAIYTDRGLRRIGNLFLASLAIADLFVGCLVMTFAGVNDLLGYWMFGPRFCDTWIAFDVMCSTASILNLCAISLDRYIHIKDPLRYGRWVTRRVAVAGIVIVWLLAALISFVPISLGLHRAGEEQSKDYDDSPEENYTCALDLTPTYAVVSSSISFYVPCIVMLGIYCRLYCYAQKHVKSIRAVTKLSDTSMAKSFRGKSARNKPPKPPTKTKPTSPYHVSDHKAAITVGVIMGVFLICWVPFFCVNIVAAYCKTCISVRAFQVLTWLGYSNSAFNPIIYSIFNTEFREAFKRILTKGARARGNQPSTSECGEFRSVVVQKRNGSMIECQI